The Streptomyces hundungensis genome contains the following window.
CCTCGGTGACCTCTGCTGATGTCCGTTCCTCCGGCCACAGGTACGACACCTCACATTGCAGCAGGGAGGCAGCGGCGTACTGGAAGCGCCGGTAGGGCTTGCGCTTCGGATCGCCGATCCAGCGCTCAACTGTCTTGGCTGACACCCCTAATCGGGCGCCCACTTGATCCAGGGTCATGCCGCTTTCGACGATCGCGCCACGAAGCCGCTCGTTGGCCACGGCGAACTCCCAATCAGTTGGGACGACTTGGGACGACTTCAAGGTAGCCAAGTCGTGCTCGGGTCGTACAGGTGCGGGGTCGATCGTCTCCGCCGCTGAGGACAAGCTGGAAGCACATCAACCGCGAGGGGCTCGCAGAACCGAAGAGCCGAAGGGCTTGACGGGGCGAATCCGTCTCTGCATGATGAGGGACACGTAACACATGTTCCTCATCGGGTGTTCCTTGAGAACTGAACAGTGATCGTGCGGGGCTGACGCGAGAGCGGCGGTCACGGCAGGTGCCTAGGGCGAGGGTCCGGGGGCAAACCGCCGGGATGAACGTGGCTCTCCCCCTACGTGCCTGGCAGGCGCCACCCGGGTTCGGGTGTGGGGAAGTACAGCGGGGCCCCAACGCACGTGGCGGCAAGAGTGAGACCGCCCCCGTGATGACCGGGTGAAGTCGTCGGCGGCACGCCAATCGCACCGAACGGTGCGGGCCGCCTGCTGGCGTCAGAGCAGTGACGATGACGCACCCGACTTCCCGGCTCGGGGCCGGTATTCCGCAGCACGGACTACCGGCAAAGCCGTATCCGCCCTCTCTCAGGGAGCCGGCGTGAACCAACGACATCTGTGGGCGCTGCCGTGGCCGACCGGCACGGGAGCGCCGTTCCATCTCCTGGTTCGTGAGCGCGAACGAGCGCCGCGAACAACCGGTCATCTTCTACCGCTTCGCGGCCGATGGTGCCGCGCCGGTTGCCTCCTCCGCCCGTCCGGCCCGTGTGGTCGTACGGGCGGGGCAGAGGGGAGCCGGGTCCATCCGACTTCAACGGTGCGCGCCCCCGGAGCGGCTACTCCGGGGGCGCTGTTCGGGCCGTACCTACTGCTAGGGAGACACGACCCATGAACCACATTGTCACAGTTCAGGACGCTGTAATCGCGTTCGATCCGGACATTGAGCCCACGGACGCGGAGCTGGACGCGATCGTCCGCGAGGAGCCGCTGATTCTCGCTGAACAGGAACTGCTGGACGTGCAGATCGCACTCCTGGATCGGCCGGTCACGCGGCTCGGGCAGCGCCGGCTGCGCAGGGCCGCAAATAAGGTGCTCGCCGCACGGGCAGAGGTCGCCAACCGCACGAGCGCTGTCCGGGCGGGGGAGGCGGCATGAAGGCCTCGACTGTGGACGATATGCGGGCGCCGCTGAAGACGCTGCGGTTCCTCGTGGACGAATTCCCGGAGCTTCCGGCCGCAGACGTGCACGTCTCCACGCTCTTCCCGGACCGGGTGGAACTGGCCTTCCACGACGACCTGGGAGCGTTTGAGCAGTGGCGGGCCGCCCTGGCCATCCGTCCGGACGCGGTGCGCTTCGGCACGCAGGGTGTGGACGACAGCACGATGAACCTGCGGGCGGAGGGCCCTTACGGGGCCTGCACCCTCAGCCTGGTCGCCTACGGCCCGACCCCGGCCGGTCTGTGCGAGACGGAGGTGGCGGCATGATTCGCATCGTCACCCGCAAGCGCCTCG
Protein-coding sequences here:
- a CDS encoding DUF6284 family protein; translation: MNHIVTVQDAVIAFDPDIEPTDAELDAIVREEPLILAEQELLDVQIALLDRPVTRLGQRRLRRAANKVLAARAEVANRTSAVRAGEAA